In Cronobacter sakazakii, the following are encoded in one genomic region:
- the glgX gene encoding glycogen debranching protein GlgX, with product MSNGKAFEITAGCSYPLGANYDGEGVNFAIFSAHAERVELCLYDPSGKNEIARLTLPEYTHEVWHGYVPGLQPGALYGYRVHGPYDPENGHRFNPNKLLVDPYARDLVGNIEWNEAHFAYDLLHEDKDLTFDERDSAPYMPKCRVIDPNEFDWQDQNRPSIAWPHAVVYETHVKGFTQLNPAVPPELRGTYDGMGHKATVDYIKSLGITSVELLPVHWFPDDQHLLDKGLKNFWGYNSLGFFAPASRYFGPRGIQGFRDMVRAYHDAGIEVILDVVYNHTAEGNELGPTLSFKGIDNFSYYRTLPDQHRYYINDTGTGNTVNTSHPRVLQMVMDSLRYWAESMHIDGFRFDLGTILGREPEGFDQRGGFFDAIMQDPVLSKVKLIGEPWDIGPGGYQVGGFPPGWAEWNDKYRDTVREYWKGDNVSTDFAARLLGSGDLYDQRGRRPWASVNFITAHDGFTLNDLVSYNEKHNEDNGEDNNDGHNDNRSYNYGAEGPTDDEGINAVRERQKRNFLATLLFSHGTPMLLAGDEFGRSQMGNNNGYCQDSEISWVHWENLPESAEALREFTRKVIKLRAEQPLLRRENWRDGMVIEWFNAGGGYQQPEQWDEGSTLGVYIGRPDLETEEGIWHDVLMLFNPFEGNVPFRIPQFGEGGWVLELTTSDTANHGLVITKEKDFELEGRSIALFRRP from the coding sequence ATGTCAAACGGTAAGGCTTTTGAAATCACGGCGGGATGCAGTTATCCCCTCGGCGCAAATTACGACGGCGAGGGGGTGAACTTCGCCATTTTCTCTGCACACGCCGAGCGCGTGGAGCTGTGTCTCTACGATCCGAGCGGCAAAAATGAAATCGCTCGTCTGACGCTGCCGGAATATACGCATGAAGTCTGGCACGGCTATGTGCCAGGCCTGCAACCTGGCGCGCTGTATGGCTACCGCGTACACGGGCCGTACGATCCGGAAAACGGTCATCGCTTTAACCCGAACAAGCTGCTGGTCGACCCGTACGCACGCGATCTGGTCGGCAATATCGAATGGAACGAGGCGCATTTTGCCTACGACCTGCTGCACGAAGATAAAGACCTTACCTTCGATGAGCGCGACAGCGCGCCGTATATGCCGAAGTGTCGCGTCATCGATCCGAACGAATTTGACTGGCAGGATCAGAACCGGCCCTCCATCGCCTGGCCACACGCGGTGGTGTATGAAACGCATGTTAAAGGCTTCACGCAGCTCAACCCGGCGGTGCCGCCGGAGCTGCGCGGCACCTACGACGGCATGGGGCATAAGGCGACGGTGGATTACATCAAGAGCCTGGGCATTACCTCTGTTGAACTGCTGCCGGTGCACTGGTTCCCGGACGATCAGCATCTGCTGGACAAGGGGCTGAAAAACTTCTGGGGCTACAATTCGCTCGGCTTCTTCGCGCCCGCCTCGCGCTATTTCGGCCCGCGCGGCATTCAGGGTTTTCGCGATATGGTGCGCGCCTACCATGACGCCGGTATCGAGGTGATCTTGGATGTGGTCTATAACCACACCGCCGAAGGCAACGAGCTTGGCCCGACGCTCTCGTTCAAGGGCATCGATAACTTCTCTTATTACCGCACGCTGCCCGATCAGCACCGCTATTACATCAATGATACCGGCACCGGCAATACGGTGAATACGTCGCACCCGCGCGTGCTGCAGATGGTGATGGATTCGCTGCGTTACTGGGCGGAATCGATGCATATCGACGGTTTCCGTTTCGATCTCGGCACCATTCTTGGCCGCGAACCGGAAGGATTTGACCAGCGCGGCGGCTTCTTTGACGCCATCATGCAGGATCCGGTGCTCTCGAAAGTGAAGCTGATTGGCGAGCCGTGGGACATCGGCCCCGGCGGTTACCAGGTGGGCGGCTTCCCGCCGGGCTGGGCGGAGTGGAACGACAAATACCGCGATACGGTGCGTGAATACTGGAAGGGCGATAACGTCTCGACTGATTTCGCGGCGCGCCTGCTGGGCTCCGGCGATCTCTACGATCAGCGTGGCCGCCGTCCGTGGGCGAGCGTCAACTTTATTACCGCCCATGACGGCTTCACGCTCAACGACCTGGTGTCGTACAACGAGAAGCACAATGAGGATAACGGGGAAGACAACAACGACGGCCATAACGATAACCGCTCCTATAACTACGGCGCGGAAGGCCCGACGGACGATGAAGGCATCAACGCGGTGCGTGAGCGCCAGAAACGTAACTTCCTCGCCACGTTGTTGTTCTCCCACGGTACGCCGATGCTGCTGGCGGGTGACGAGTTTGGCCGCAGCCAGATGGGGAATAACAACGGCTACTGCCAGGACAGCGAAATTTCCTGGGTGCACTGGGAGAACCTGCCGGAAAGTGCCGAGGCGCTGCGCGAATTTACCCGTAAGGTGATTAAGCTGCGCGCCGAACAGCCGCTGCTGCGCCGTGAAAACTGGCGCGACGGGATGGTTATCGAGTGGTTCAACGCGGGCGGTGGCTATCAGCAACCGGAGCAGTGGGACGAAGGCTCGACGCTCGGGGTGTACATCGGCAGGCCCGATCTGGAAACCGAAGAAGGTATCTGGCACGACGTGCTGATGCTGTTCAACCCGTTTGAAGGCAACGTGCCGTTCCGCATTCCGCAGTTTGGCGAAGGCGGCTGGGTGCTGGAGCTGACCACCTCCGACACCGCGAATCACGGGCTGGTTATCACCAAAGAGAAGGATTTCGAGCTCGAAGGGCGCAGCATCGCGCTGTTCAGACGTCCGTAA
- a CDS encoding autotransporter domain-containing protein gives MARHVSGLLKAVCFLFVFAVLFAVTLSPARALSTACTALNAASPVSSGLSTYNASSFSADETLTVSFTDSGAGTGGLPMNADTVIMQSRDFSQHYLVHYSSDGNAGSFSTTLTGAQLTAGGLWLKVSTANGFISPVTISCTAAVTLSSDATLSGLSFSGGALSPGFSASNTSYHATVDYAVSSVTLTPVTTHAAATVTVNGNVVSSGSASPSVNLSVGTNTITIVVTAEDGTTKNYSVVIQRNEQTPVAGNVSAQVASNSQDNPIALTLSGGTATAVNLVSAPQHGTLMISGTTVTYTPLAGYSGSDSFTYNASNSAGTSANATASLTITAPAAVTISPASGALAPATVGSAWSQNVSVTGGTAPYTWTAHGLPAGITHNSATGVLSGTPTTSGSFSISLTAQDASGVSGTVTYTLVVSNGAPTAATLAVTPAAGTLPSGTVGTALSQTFAVSGGAAPYRWQLSGSLPAGLTFSDGLLKGTPGVAGDSAFTLSVTDANGATVHAAYTLHINAAAAQAVDQSASLSAGRVTRVSLTRGATGGPFTGARLLTAPDKRQGTASIQPQGSDYELTFTAAPQASGTVVLRYVLLSASGITPPATITFSIASRPDPSKDASVTGTVSAQYQAAQNFARAQIRNFNDRLEQLHGSEDVPSSLNGVHFALPTSPAERGLDTDLWNAALQQQAQLDAQNSLPPALPFGTQTPGQRLSYWTGGYVDFGRDKDATMRLSHTLVGVSTGVDYRFTPTVTAGVGMGFGRDVSDIGDTGTRSNGRSLSTALYASYHPDAVFVDGLLGYSRLDFDSKRHVSETDVYARGSRAGSQVFGALTSGYEFRLPQSLVSPYGRVQVSQTHLESYSESDAGMYNLAFAPQRFSQVTGSAGLRAEHRVPVSWGDFRLQSRVEYSRLMNDTGSARVGYADTGNDTWRMSLYEQNRQTLALGVGLDMALPNGVTPGLAYQGTLGLDDRGSRAQTIMARMNVAF, from the coding sequence ATGGCGCGTCACGTTTCCGGGCTGCTGAAAGCGGTCTGTTTCCTCTTTGTTTTTGCCGTGCTGTTTGCAGTGACGCTCTCCCCTGCCCGCGCGCTTTCCACCGCGTGCACGGCGCTGAACGCGGCAAGCCCGGTGAGTTCCGGCCTCAGCACGTACAACGCCAGCAGTTTCAGCGCAGATGAAACCCTCACCGTCTCGTTTACCGACAGTGGCGCGGGTACAGGCGGCCTGCCGATGAATGCGGATACCGTCATCATGCAATCCCGTGACTTCTCGCAGCATTATCTGGTGCATTACAGCTCCGACGGTAATGCGGGGAGTTTCAGCACCACGCTGACCGGCGCACAGCTCACGGCGGGCGGACTCTGGTTAAAAGTCTCAACGGCCAACGGCTTTATCAGCCCGGTGACTATTTCCTGTACCGCGGCGGTCACGCTCTCCTCCGATGCCACGCTGAGCGGGCTCTCGTTTTCCGGCGGCGCGCTCTCGCCTGGCTTCTCAGCCAGCAACACCAGCTACCACGCGACGGTCGATTACGCGGTCTCCTCGGTGACGCTGACGCCAGTCACCACCCACGCCGCCGCCACCGTCACCGTGAATGGCAACGTCGTGTCTTCCGGCTCCGCATCGCCCTCTGTCAACCTGAGCGTGGGTACCAATACCATCACGATCGTCGTGACCGCCGAAGATGGCACCACCAAAAACTACAGCGTTGTTATCCAGCGCAACGAGCAGACGCCCGTGGCGGGTAACGTCAGCGCGCAGGTGGCGTCCAACAGTCAGGATAACCCCATTGCGCTCACGCTCTCCGGCGGTACCGCGACGGCGGTGAATCTGGTTAGCGCGCCGCAGCACGGCACGCTGATGATTTCCGGTACGACGGTTACGTACACGCCGCTGGCCGGGTATAGCGGCAGCGACAGTTTTACCTACAACGCCAGTAACAGCGCGGGCACCTCGGCGAACGCCACAGCATCGCTGACCATTACCGCGCCCGCTGCCGTGACGATATCGCCCGCCAGCGGCGCACTCGCGCCTGCCACCGTGGGCAGCGCCTGGTCGCAGAACGTTTCCGTCACCGGCGGCACAGCGCCTTATACCTGGACAGCGCATGGCCTGCCGGCAGGTATCACGCACAACAGCGCGACCGGCGTGCTCTCCGGTACGCCCACCACGTCCGGCAGTTTCAGCATTTCGCTGACCGCGCAGGATGCCAGCGGCGTTTCCGGTACCGTAACCTATACGCTGGTGGTATCGAACGGCGCACCGACTGCCGCCACGCTCGCGGTGACGCCAGCAGCGGGCACGCTCCCCTCCGGCACCGTTGGCACAGCCTTATCGCAAACTTTCGCCGTCAGCGGCGGCGCAGCGCCGTATCGCTGGCAGCTGAGCGGCTCGCTACCCGCAGGGCTCACTTTCTCCGACGGCCTCCTGAAAGGCACGCCGGGCGTGGCAGGCGACAGCGCCTTTACGCTGTCAGTCACCGATGCGAACGGCGCCACGGTTCACGCGGCCTACACGCTGCACATTAACGCCGCGGCGGCACAGGCGGTGGATCAGAGCGCGTCGCTCTCTGCCGGGCGCGTTACCCGCGTGTCGCTCACGCGCGGTGCCACCGGCGGCCCGTTCACCGGTGCGCGTCTGCTGACAGCTCCGGATAAACGCCAGGGCACGGCCAGCATCCAGCCGCAGGGTAGCGATTACGAACTGACATTTACCGCCGCGCCGCAGGCCAGTGGTACCGTTGTACTGCGCTATGTGCTGTTAAGTGCTTCGGGCATCACGCCGCCTGCGACCATTACGTTCTCCATCGCCTCACGCCCCGATCCGTCGAAAGACGCCAGCGTGACGGGCACCGTCAGCGCGCAATACCAGGCGGCGCAGAACTTCGCCCGCGCGCAAATCCGCAACTTTAACGATCGCCTTGAACAGCTGCACGGCAGCGAAGACGTACCGTCCAGTCTGAATGGCGTGCATTTCGCCCTGCCCACCTCGCCGGCGGAACGCGGGCTGGATACCGATCTCTGGAACGCCGCGCTTCAGCAGCAGGCGCAGCTGGATGCGCAGAACAGTCTGCCGCCCGCGCTGCCATTTGGCACGCAGACGCCTGGCCAGCGGCTCTCTTACTGGACGGGCGGCTATGTCGATTTCGGGCGCGATAAAGACGCCACGATGCGCCTGAGCCATACGCTGGTGGGCGTCAGCACCGGCGTGGATTACCGCTTCACGCCCACCGTGACGGCAGGCGTGGGGATGGGGTTCGGGCGCGACGTCAGCGATATCGGCGACACCGGCACCCGCAGCAATGGCCGCTCACTGAGCACCGCGCTCTATGCGAGCTATCACCCGGACGCGGTTTTCGTCGACGGGCTGTTAGGTTACAGCCGCCTCGATTTCGACAGCAAACGCCACGTGAGTGAAACAGATGTGTATGCGCGCGGCAGCCGCGCCGGCAGCCAGGTCTTTGGCGCGCTGACCTCCGGCTACGAATTCCGCCTGCCGCAGAGTCTCGTCTCGCCGTATGGCCGCGTGCAGGTTTCACAGACGCATCTGGAGAGCTACAGCGAATCGGACGCGGGCATGTATAACCTGGCGTTCGCGCCGCAGCGTTTTTCACAGGTGACGGGCAGCGCGGGCCTGCGCGCCGAACACCGTGTACCGGTAAGCTGGGGCGATTTTCGTCTGCAAAGCCGCGTGGAGTATTCACGCCTGATGAATGACACCGGCAGCGCGCGCGTCGGGTATGCCGATACCGGCAATGACACCTGGCGCATGTCGCTGTATGAGCAAAACCGCCAGACGCTGGCGCTTGGCGTCGGGCTTGATATGGCGCTACCGAATGGCGTCACGCCTGGGCTTGCGTATCAGGGTACGCTGGGGCTGGATGACAGAGGTTCACGCGCCCAGACCATCATGGCGCGCATGAACGTGGCGTTTTAA
- a CDS encoding ribosomal protein uL16 3-hydroxylase, protein MAYQLNLNWPEFLETYWQKKPVVLKQAFANFIDPITPDELAGLAMEPEVDSRLVSHKNGKWHASHGPFEHFDGLGETGWSLLAQAVNHWHAPSAELVRPFRVLPDWRLDDLMISYSVPGGGVGPHIDQYDVFIIQGMGRRRWRVGDKLPMRQFCPHPALLHVDPFEPIIDEDLEPGDILYIPPGFPHDGFTHETALNYSVGFRGPNGRDLISSFADYALENDLGGEHYSDPDLTCRDHPGRVEAYELERIRQMMIEMMNQPEDFTLWFGSFVTTPRHELDIAPAEPPYTAEEVREALLGGETLTRLSGLRVLNVSGGFFINSEPYETVDPRAADALCRYTALSQHELGDALHHPAFMEELTELINQGYWFFDE, encoded by the coding sequence ATGGCTTACCAACTCAATCTGAACTGGCCGGAATTTTTAGAAACCTACTGGCAGAAAAAACCTGTCGTACTGAAACAGGCGTTTGCGAATTTTATTGACCCGATCACGCCGGACGAACTGGCCGGGCTTGCGATGGAGCCGGAGGTCGACAGCCGCCTGGTGAGCCATAAAAACGGTAAGTGGCACGCCAGTCACGGCCCGTTTGAACATTTCGACGGGCTGGGTGAAACCGGCTGGTCGCTGCTGGCGCAGGCGGTGAACCACTGGCACGCGCCCTCCGCCGAGCTGGTGCGTCCGTTTCGCGTGCTGCCGGACTGGCGTCTGGACGATTTAATGATTTCGTATTCCGTACCGGGCGGCGGCGTCGGCCCGCATATCGACCAGTACGACGTGTTTATTATTCAGGGCATGGGCCGCCGCCGCTGGCGCGTGGGCGACAAGCTGCCGATGCGTCAGTTCTGCCCGCATCCGGCGCTGCTGCATGTCGATCCGTTCGAGCCAATTATCGATGAAGATCTTGAACCGGGGGATATTCTCTATATTCCGCCCGGATTCCCGCATGACGGCTTCACCCATGAAACGGCGCTGAATTACTCCGTCGGTTTCCGGGGGCCGAACGGGCGCGATTTAATCAGCAGCTTTGCGGACTACGCGCTGGAAAACGATCTGGGCGGCGAGCACTACAGCGACCCGGATCTGACCTGCCGCGACCATCCGGGCCGCGTCGAGGCGTATGAGCTTGAGCGTATTCGCCAGATGATGATTGAGATGATGAACCAGCCGGAAGATTTCACCCTCTGGTTTGGATCGTTCGTCACCACGCCGCGCCACGAACTGGATATTGCGCCTGCCGAACCGCCGTACACCGCTGAAGAGGTGCGCGAGGCGCTGCTGGGCGGCGAAACGCTGACGCGCCTCTCTGGCCTGCGGGTGCTGAACGTCAGCGGCGGCTTTTTCATTAACAGCGAGCCGTATGAGACCGTCGACCCGCGCGCGGCAGATGCGCTGTGCCGTTATACCGCTCTCAGCCAGCATGAACTTGGTGACGCGCTGCATCACCCCGCATTTATGGAAGAACTGACCGAGCTGATAAATCAGGGCTACTGGTTCTTTGACGAATAA
- a CDS encoding IS1-like element IS1B family transposase (programmed frameshift), which yields MASVSISCPSCSATDGVVRNGKSTAGHQRYLCSHCRKTWQLQFTYTASQPGTHQKIIDMAMNGVGCRATARIMGVGLNTIFRHFKKLRPQSVTSRIQPGSDVIVCAEMDEQWGYVGAKSRQRWLFYAYDRLRKTVVAHVFGERTMATLGRLMSLLSPFDVVIWMTDGWPLYESRLKGKLHVISKRYTQRIERHNLNLRQHLARLGRKSLSFSKSVELHDKVIGHYLNIKHYQ from the exons GTGGCTTCTGTTTCTATCAGCTGTCCCTCCTGTTCAGCTACTGACGGGGTGGTGCGTAACGGCAAAAGCACCGCCGGACATCAGCGCTATCTCTGCTCTCACTGCCGTAAAACATGGCAACTGCAGTTCACTTACACCGCTTCTCAACCCGGTACGCACCAGAAAATCATTGATATGGCCATGAATGGCGTTGGATGCCGGGCAACCGCCCGCATTATGGGCGTTGGCCTCAACACGATTTTCCGCCATT TTAAAAAACTCAGGCCGCAGTCGGTAACCTCGCGCATACAGCCGGGCAGTGACGTCATCGTCTGCGCGGAAATGGACGAACAGTGGGGATACGTCGGGGCTAAATCGCGCCAGCGCTGGCTGTTTTACGCGTATGACAGGCTCCGGAAGACGGTTGTTGCGCACGTATTCGGTGAACGCACTATGGCGACGCTGGGGCGTCTTATGAGCCTGCTGTCACCCTTTGACGTGGTGATATGGATGACGGATGGCTGGCCGCTGTATGAATCCCGCCTGAAGGGAAAGCTGCACGTAATCAGCAAGCGATATACGCAGCGAATTGAGCGGCATAACCTGAATCTGAGGCAGCACCTGGCACGGCTGGGACGGAAGTCGCTGTCGTTCTCAAAATCGGTGGAGCTGCATGACAAAGTCATCGGGCATTATCTGAACATAAAACACTATCAATAA
- a CDS encoding DUF2931 family protein, with product MKLSITFLSALLLTACNRVSSADEQGEIKAPFDEWYFTFTTPRALPAQVTLVKMLDINGYAKVFRTIDQPQGSSVGSWDQYAGLGPSPFNQAPSPPTIMIFCWDSIIDKKVYETTLLFAPETWHKMLSTEKSNYSPKETYYFQYMVIGLAPEGKVRVWLNNNGHPNLEQTKTEITTLSGKDLNMCKGVTGSDFSKGYSNTTKNFIKGKTYPYGNW from the coding sequence ATGAAGCTGTCCATAACCTTTCTGTCAGCATTATTACTGACAGCCTGCAACAGGGTGTCGTCTGCGGACGAGCAGGGTGAAATAAAAGCGCCTTTTGATGAGTGGTACTTCACCTTTACCACGCCCCGGGCGCTGCCGGCGCAGGTTACGCTGGTAAAAATGCTCGACATCAACGGATACGCCAAGGTTTTCCGCACGATAGACCAGCCCCAGGGCAGCAGCGTGGGAAGCTGGGATCAGTATGCAGGGTTGGGGCCATCTCCTTTTAACCAGGCCCCCTCACCGCCGACTATCATGATTTTCTGCTGGGATTCGATCATTGACAAGAAAGTGTACGAGACCACGCTGCTGTTCGCGCCCGAAACCTGGCATAAAATGCTGAGCACGGAAAAAAGTAACTACAGCCCGAAAGAGACCTATTACTTTCAGTATATGGTTATCGGCCTTGCGCCGGAAGGCAAAGTCCGGGTGTGGCTGAATAATAATGGCCATCCTAACCTTGAGCAAACGAAGACGGAGATTACAACCCTGTCAGGGAAAGATCTCAATATGTGTAAGGGAGTTACGGGAAGTGATTTTTCCAAAGGTTATAGCAATACTACTAAAAATTTTATAAAAGGGAAAACCTATCCCTACGGAAACTGGTGA
- a CDS encoding PAAR domain-containing protein produces MSKGFVVLGDKTTHGGVVISSSSTMVVNGRIVALVGDKVSCPVPGHGTNKIIEGSLEWISDGKAIVVNGCRCECGCQVISAASECSIG; encoded by the coding sequence TTGTCAAAAGGATTCGTCGTGCTGGGCGATAAAACTACGCATGGCGGCGTGGTGATTTCTTCCTCTTCAACTATGGTAGTCAATGGGCGAATTGTGGCGCTGGTAGGAGATAAAGTAAGCTGCCCGGTTCCAGGGCATGGTACGAATAAAATTATTGAAGGCTCGCTAGAGTGGATTTCAGATGGCAAGGCTATTGTAGTTAATGGATGTCGGTGTGAATGTGGCTGCCAGGTTATTTCTGCTGCCTCGGAATGTTCAATAGGATGA